The following proteins come from a genomic window of Marinicella rhabdoformis:
- a CDS encoding copper resistance D family protein: MEPTTWNIFALIFKLIIYLGFANAIALPVITNWAGFNSSVLKKTKLLLFKSTLLVLFAVVGYFFIQVGIMSESGIKGMFDSFMIQLVWNSSIGITTLYRLLAVGCILIIANSRRDYKVSFIYGLSLIFIGLSFCSSGHVSELSYLPRFSIAIHVLIALWWMGSLYPLLLSCKHSTTKNLSELMHKFGQIAVFLVGILIIAGVYLAFELTDSLQELTTTRYGQLLSVKIILVFHILLLAAFHKFIVVPSLLKNKESRSSLVASIKAEFGIGVGILVVTGILTTLLGPGHHG; the protein is encoded by the coding sequence ATGGAACCAACTACTTGGAATATATTTGCCCTGATTTTTAAATTAATCATTTACTTGGGCTTTGCTAATGCCATAGCTTTGCCAGTTATTACAAACTGGGCTGGCTTTAATAGCAGCGTTCTCAAGAAAACTAAATTATTGTTGTTTAAATCAACATTGTTGGTTCTATTTGCGGTAGTTGGTTATTTCTTTATTCAAGTTGGAATCATGTCTGAGTCCGGTATCAAAGGTATGTTCGATTCCTTCATGATTCAGCTTGTATGGAATTCATCCATTGGAATAACAACCCTCTATCGCCTCTTAGCAGTTGGATGTATTTTAATTATTGCAAACTCTAGGAGAGACTATAAGGTCTCATTTATATACGGGCTCAGTTTAATTTTTATCGGACTTTCGTTTTGTTCATCTGGGCATGTTTCAGAACTTTCATACTTACCAAGATTCTCTATTGCAATTCACGTTTTAATTGCGCTTTGGTGGATGGGCTCACTTTACCCTTTGCTTTTATCTTGTAAGCATTCAACCACTAAAAACCTATCAGAACTTATGCATAAATTTGGGCAAATAGCTGTGTTTTTAGTTGGCATATTAATTATTGCGGGAGTTTATTTAGCATTCGAGTTAACCGATAGCCTCCAAGAGCTCACCACAACCAGATATGGACAGTTGTTATCTGTCAAGATCATTCTGGTTTTTCACATTCTTTTACTTGCAGCTTTTCATAAATTCATTGTTGTTCCCAGTCTTTTGAAGAACAAAGAATCAAGGAGTTCTTTAGTTGCATCAATAAAGGCAGAGTTTGGTATAGGAGTTGGGATACTGGTTGTAACAGGCATTTTAACCACATTATTAGGACCTGGTCATCATGGGTGA
- a CDS encoding MerR family transcriptional regulator: MKVSEVANLLNTTAETVRHYTRIGYLKPAVNKFNGYKSYSKKEQHRLSFILSARQLGFTVKDIGKILSKSDSGNTPCPIVREIIETRIHESNLLFEKALALKTRMESAVKKWNLEPDVAPTGLMICHLIENFDE, from the coding sequence ATGAAAGTTAGCGAAGTAGCAAATTTATTAAACACAACAGCAGAAACCGTTCGCCATTACACCCGTATTGGGTACTTAAAACCTGCTGTAAACAAGTTCAATGGATATAAAAGTTACAGCAAAAAAGAGCAGCATAGACTGTCATTCATTTTAAGTGCCAGGCAGCTAGGATTCACTGTAAAGGATATTGGAAAAATACTATCAAAATCTGATTCTGGCAACACGCCATGCCCGATTGTTCGAGAAATAATCGAAACAAGAATACACGAATCCAATTTGCTTTTTGAGAAGGCATTAGCGCTTAAGACGAGGATGGAGTCTGCAGTAAAGAAATGGAATTTAGAACCAGATGTTGCCCCAACAGGGCTAATGATATGTCACTTAATCGAGAATTTTGATGAGTAA
- a CDS encoding YybH family protein, whose product MKSKIFTSVLSVYLTFFSLSALSHSNKNDEPINPLFTGLGTKAAKVVTQFHEALKAGDVKLVNSLLSKDVLIYESGNAERSSLEYVSGHLLSDIKYLSSVQSELIEHQVKVNGNIAISTSRSKVSKAGAGKASERISMETIAVSKIDGKWLITHIHWS is encoded by the coding sequence ATGAAATCAAAAATATTTACCTCAGTACTATCAGTTTACTTAACCTTTTTTTCACTAAGTGCGTTAAGTCACAGCAACAAAAATGATGAGCCTATTAATCCTTTGTTTACGGGTTTAGGTACAAAAGCTGCCAAAGTAGTCACCCAGTTTCATGAGGCTTTAAAGGCAGGCGATGTCAAGTTAGTCAATTCTTTGCTCAGTAAAGATGTTTTGATCTATGAGTCCGGGAACGCAGAGAGATCTTCTCTTGAATATGTCTCAGGTCATCTACTCTCGGACATAAAGTACTTATCCAGTGTTCAATCTGAACTCATCGAGCATCAAGTCAAAGTCAATGGCAATATTGCCATCTCAACCTCTCGCTCAAAAGTCTCTAAGGCAGGTGCTGGTAAGGCAAGTGAGCGTATTTCAATGGAAACCATCGCAGTTTCAAAAATTGACGGTAAATGGCTTATTACACACATTCACTGGTCTTAA
- a CDS encoding efflux RND transporter permease subunit, translating to MIEAVIKWSVGNRFFVLLATFMLVGFGLFSLKNTPVDALPDLSDVQVIIKTTYPGQAPQVVEDQVTYPLTTAMLSVPGAVTVRGYSFFGDSYVYVIFDEKTDLYWARSRVLEYLSQVAPSLPANARPQLGPDATGVGWVYLYALVDRTGKNDIGQLRSLQDWFLKYELQTVAGVSEVAALGGMVKQYQVKVYPDKLRALNIPLSHIQMAIQRGNQEIGASVVEMSEAEYMVRATGYIENEDDLRNIPLGTNVNGTPLLLKDVADIGLGPQMRRGIAELNGEGETVGGIIIMRYGENAQKTIDGVKAKLEELKLGLPEGVEVVPVYDRSALIERAVDNLWIKLLEEFAVVALVCMIFLFHVRSSLVAILSLPVGILTAFIIMYYQGLNANIMSLGGIAIAIGAMIDGAIVMIENMHKHMERTKVTAENRWKIVAESASEVGPALFFSLLIITVSFVPVFTLEAQEGRMFSPLAFTKTYAMAASAALAITLVPVLMGYFIRGKVLPEHKNPVNRLLTAIYLPLLKQVLRFPKLTLVFALLVLLAGFWPVNKIGSEFIPPLDEGDLMYMPTTYPGISIGKARELLQQTDKLIKTVPEVETVFGKVGRAETATDPAPLTMIETFIQLKPRDQWREGVDTESLKKELDALVKLPGVTNAWVMPIKTRIDMLATGIKTPVGIKISGPELNEIQGIGKQIEEILKDVPGTASVYSERVAGGRYIKVDIDREKAARFNLNIADVQQVIASAIGGMNVTQTVEGLERYPVNIRYPQDYRNSPEKLSLLPIVTPSNQRIALGDVANIIVEDGPPGIKSENARLNGWSFVDIEGVDVGTYVVEAQQVVKNQLDLPAGYSISWSGQYEYMLRAKEKLTYVIPLTLGIIIILLFINFRNFTEVAIIMGTLPLAMVGSVWLMYLEGFNFSVAVGVGFIALAGVAVEIGVIMLVYLNQAYQSMIHDCNKDQTKPTIEALKKAVTQGAGMRVRPVMMTAAAIIVGLLPILYGTGTGSEVMSRIAAPMVGGMISALILTLLVLPVVYYLWRSRAIKNQSLTEEKL from the coding sequence ATGATTGAAGCAGTAATCAAGTGGTCAGTTGGCAACAGGTTTTTTGTGTTGTTGGCGACATTTATGCTTGTAGGCTTTGGATTGTTCTCTTTAAAGAATACACCTGTAGATGCTTTGCCAGATTTATCTGACGTTCAAGTAATCATAAAAACAACCTATCCAGGCCAAGCACCACAAGTGGTCGAAGATCAAGTTACATATCCTTTGACTACGGCCATGTTGTCTGTTCCAGGAGCCGTAACAGTTAGAGGCTATTCATTTTTCGGAGACTCATATGTTTATGTAATTTTTGATGAAAAAACTGATCTCTACTGGGCTCGTTCAAGGGTGTTGGAATATTTAAGTCAAGTTGCACCATCATTGCCGGCAAACGCAAGGCCACAATTGGGCCCGGATGCTACAGGAGTTGGTTGGGTCTATTTATATGCTTTAGTAGACAGGACAGGTAAAAATGATATTGGCCAGCTTAGAAGCCTACAAGATTGGTTTTTGAAGTATGAATTGCAAACAGTTGCTGGCGTGTCTGAAGTGGCAGCATTAGGAGGTATGGTCAAACAATATCAAGTCAAAGTGTACCCGGATAAGTTGCGTGCATTAAACATTCCACTCTCGCACATACAAATGGCAATACAGAGGGGTAACCAAGAAATAGGAGCATCGGTTGTAGAAATGTCCGAAGCTGAATACATGGTTAGGGCAACTGGTTATATAGAGAATGAAGATGATTTAAGAAACATCCCGCTTGGTACGAATGTAAATGGCACTCCTTTGCTATTAAAAGATGTGGCAGATATCGGGCTGGGCCCACAAATGCGAAGGGGAATTGCTGAACTCAATGGTGAAGGCGAAACAGTAGGTGGCATTATTATCATGAGATATGGTGAGAATGCTCAGAAAACGATTGATGGAGTTAAAGCCAAACTGGAAGAGTTGAAGCTTGGATTGCCAGAGGGCGTTGAAGTTGTTCCTGTTTATGACCGCAGTGCTCTGATTGAAAGAGCTGTAGATAACCTTTGGATTAAGTTACTTGAAGAGTTTGCTGTTGTGGCACTGGTTTGCATGATCTTTTTGTTTCATGTCCGCTCATCTTTGGTTGCTATTTTATCCTTACCTGTTGGCATTCTAACCGCATTTATCATCATGTACTACCAAGGTTTGAATGCCAACATCATGTCTTTGGGAGGCATTGCGATTGCAATTGGTGCGATGATTGATGGCGCCATTGTGATGATTGAAAACATGCACAAACACATGGAAAGGACAAAAGTGACTGCTGAGAACCGGTGGAAAATTGTGGCTGAATCTGCCAGTGAAGTTGGCCCGGCTCTGTTTTTCAGTTTGCTTATCATTACAGTCAGTTTTGTACCCGTTTTCACTCTTGAGGCGCAAGAGGGACGAATGTTCTCCCCACTGGCTTTTACAAAAACTTATGCCATGGCTGCATCAGCTGCATTGGCAATCACATTGGTACCTGTTTTGATGGGGTATTTCATCAGGGGCAAGGTACTTCCTGAGCATAAAAATCCAGTCAATAGACTACTAACAGCAATATACCTTCCTCTTTTAAAACAAGTATTACGGTTCCCAAAATTGACACTTGTTTTTGCGTTGTTGGTGCTATTGGCTGGCTTTTGGCCAGTAAACAAGATAGGTAGTGAGTTTATCCCTCCCTTGGATGAAGGTGACTTGATGTATATGCCTACAACGTATCCGGGTATCTCTATCGGTAAGGCTCGAGAGCTATTACAGCAAACAGATAAATTAATTAAAACTGTTCCTGAAGTGGAGACTGTTTTTGGCAAGGTTGGCCGAGCTGAAACGGCAACTGACCCAGCACCATTAACAATGATTGAGACATTTATTCAGTTAAAGCCACGGGATCAGTGGCGTGAAGGTGTTGATACCGAAAGCCTTAAAAAGGAACTTGATGCGTTAGTCAAACTACCAGGTGTTACTAATGCCTGGGTAATGCCGATTAAAACCAGAATTGATATGTTAGCAACGGGTATTAAAACGCCTGTGGGTATAAAAATATCAGGTCCCGAGCTTAATGAAATCCAAGGAATTGGTAAACAAATTGAGGAGATACTAAAAGACGTACCAGGCACAGCATCTGTGTATTCGGAACGTGTTGCAGGTGGACGATACATTAAGGTTGATATTGATCGTGAGAAGGCGGCAAGATTTAATCTAAATATTGCCGATGTTCAGCAGGTTATAGCCTCAGCCATTGGTGGCATGAATGTTACCCAAACGGTTGAAGGCCTTGAAAGATATCCAGTAAATATCAGATACCCTCAAGACTACAGAAACTCACCTGAAAAGCTATCACTGTTGCCCATCGTTACACCAAGCAATCAAAGAATTGCACTTGGTGATGTTGCTAATATTATTGTTGAAGATGGTCCTCCTGGTATCAAGAGCGAAAATGCCAGATTGAACGGGTGGTCATTTGTCGACATTGAGGGAGTTGATGTAGGTACATATGTTGTCGAAGCTCAACAAGTTGTAAAAAATCAACTTGATTTGCCTGCAGGTTACTCAATCAGTTGGTCTGGGCAATATGAGTACATGCTGCGCGCCAAAGAAAAGCTGACATATGTTATTCCTTTGACTTTAGGGATCATCATTATTCTTCTATTCATTAACTTTAGAAACTTCACAGAAGTTGCCATCATCATGGGCACGCTTCCTTTGGCGATGGTTGGCAGTGTGTGGTTAATGTATTTGGAAGGTTTTAACTTTTCTGTGGCAGTAGGTGTTGGCTTCATCGCTTTGGCTGGTGTCGCTGTAGAAATAGGTGTGATTATGCTGGTCTATCTCAACCAGGCTTATCAAAGCATGATTCATGACTGTAATAAAGACCAAACCAAACCAACTATTGAGGCACTGAAAAAAGCTGTGACTCAAGGCGCTGGGATGCGTGTTAGACCCGTCATGATGACTGCTGCAGCCATTATTGTTGGCTTATTACCCATTTTATATGGAACAGGTACTGGCTCTGAGGTTATGAGTAGGATTGCAGCTCCCATGGTTGGAGGAATGATCAGTGCTTTGATTTTAACCTTGTTGGTATTACCTGTTGTTTATTATCTGTGGCGCTCTCGTGCCATTAAAAATCAATCTTTAACTGAGGAAAAATTATGA
- a CDS encoding efflux RND transporter periplasmic adaptor subunit has protein sequence MTNNTKQTKGIIIGLIIGILLTFLFNMFFMEGSIDGDSSNQSGSKNDPLYWVAPMDPNYRRDKPGKSPMGMDLIPYYGDDGDSSESGVGTIKISPDVVNNLGVRTVQVKRQSIHTEIKTVGYVQYDEDSLVHVHPRVEGWIEKLHIKAGGDPVEEGAPLYEIYSPELVNAQEEYLLALGRKNVRLIEAAKMRLESLQLSKRHIDQLKSTRKIAQRVTFYAPQSGVVDNLNIREGNFVKPGNTIMSIGSLDEVWVEAEVFERQANLLKLNQKVTMTLDFIPGKKWIGQVDYIYPTLDAKTRTLRVRLRFENPDGVFKPNMFAQVNIHSYSMDDAVLIPTEAVIRTGNSNRVVLALGEGRFKSINVGIGRYYEEYAEITEGLTVGDEVVASAQFLLDSESSKTSDFKRMETSLDRPQSVWVEALINSVMLDHKMINVTHQPIDQWDWPEMTMDFITTSDVDLGELTEGGTAHIQIEEIKEGQYRVTGIHVPSGNDDGEIDHSGHDMNGSQMDDSEMDHSQMDHSQMDDSEMDHSQMDHSQMDHSQMDHSQMDHSQMDHSQMDDSQMNHSNHQMKGSKQEKDDKDSDGEDNGDKQ, from the coding sequence ATGACCAATAATACCAAGCAAACCAAAGGAATAATCATAGGATTAATTATCGGTATCCTACTCACCTTTTTATTCAATATGTTCTTTATGGAAGGATCCATTGATGGAGACTCATCCAATCAATCTGGCAGCAAGAATGATCCACTTTATTGGGTTGCACCTATGGACCCTAACTACAGGAGAGATAAACCCGGCAAATCTCCAATGGGAATGGACTTGATTCCTTATTACGGTGATGACGGTGATTCCAGCGAATCAGGTGTTGGCACTATTAAAATTTCGCCAGATGTTGTTAATAATCTAGGTGTCAGAACTGTTCAGGTTAAAAGGCAATCCATTCATACAGAGATCAAGACTGTTGGTTATGTTCAATATGATGAAGATTCGCTTGTTCATGTACACCCAAGAGTCGAAGGGTGGATTGAGAAATTACATATCAAAGCAGGAGGTGATCCCGTCGAAGAAGGTGCGCCACTGTATGAAATTTACTCTCCAGAATTGGTCAATGCACAAGAAGAGTATTTACTGGCCTTGGGTCGCAAAAATGTAAGGTTGATTGAAGCGGCCAAGATGCGACTCGAATCACTGCAGCTTTCTAAGCGCCATATAGATCAGTTAAAAAGCACCAGAAAAATAGCACAAAGAGTTACTTTCTATGCCCCTCAAAGTGGCGTTGTTGATAACCTGAATATCAGAGAGGGTAACTTTGTTAAACCTGGAAATACAATCATGTCAATAGGATCATTGGATGAGGTATGGGTTGAGGCTGAGGTTTTTGAAAGACAAGCTAATTTACTCAAACTGAACCAAAAAGTTACCATGACACTTGACTTCATTCCTGGAAAGAAGTGGATAGGACAAGTTGATTATATCTATCCAACCTTGGATGCTAAAACAAGAACATTAAGAGTAAGACTAAGGTTTGAAAACCCTGATGGGGTTTTTAAGCCTAACATGTTTGCTCAAGTTAATATCCATTCATATAGCATGGATGATGCAGTTCTAATTCCAACCGAAGCTGTCATCAGGACAGGCAATTCAAACAGAGTTGTACTGGCATTGGGAGAGGGTCGGTTCAAATCCATCAATGTTGGTATCGGTCGATATTATGAGGAATATGCTGAAATCACCGAAGGTTTGACTGTTGGAGACGAAGTTGTCGCATCTGCTCAATTCTTATTGGATTCAGAGTCGAGTAAAACATCAGATTTCAAAAGAATGGAAACCAGTCTTGATAGACCACAAAGCGTTTGGGTTGAAGCCCTGATTAATAGCGTGATGCTAGATCATAAAATGATTAATGTAACTCATCAGCCAATTGACCAATGGGATTGGCCTGAAATGACTATGGACTTTATTACTACTTCAGATGTTGATTTGGGCGAGTTAACTGAAGGTGGCACTGCTCATATTCAAATTGAAGAAATAAAGGAGGGTCAATATAGGGTTACAGGTATTCATGTCCCTTCCGGGAATGATGATGGCGAAATTGATCATTCAGGCCATGATATGAATGGTTCACAAATGGACGATTCAGAGATGGATCACTCACAAATGGATCACTCACAGATGGACGATTCAGAGATGGATCACTCACAGATGGATCACTCACAGATGGATCACTCACAGATGGATCACTCACAGATGGATCACTCACAAATGGATCACTCACAAATGGACGATTCTCAGATGAATCATAGCAATCATCAAATGAAGGGGTCAAAACAAGAAAAGGATGATAAGGACTCTGATGGCGAAGACAACGGGGACAAGCAATGA
- a CDS encoding copper resistance CopC family protein, giving the protein MKIKSLFVLTLLLFSGVLLAHSNIKSSSPSDGEMLNESPEIISLAFLNPVKLIKLKLVGSDQKEVKTDFKPSMSDRSEYRISPEKLPDGEYTVFWTIMGVDGHKMKDEFKFKVMNMSKDEHHDGHDH; this is encoded by the coding sequence ATGAAAATTAAAAGTTTATTTGTTTTAACACTGTTGTTATTCAGTGGTGTTTTGTTGGCACACTCCAATATAAAAAGCTCTAGCCCATCAGATGGTGAAATGCTCAATGAAAGTCCAGAGATAATTTCACTGGCGTTTCTAAATCCGGTGAAATTAATCAAATTAAAGCTAGTTGGTTCAGACCAAAAGGAGGTTAAAACGGATTTCAAACCATCCATGAGTGATCGTTCAGAATACAGAATTTCCCCAGAAAAATTGCCTGATGGCGAATACACAGTTTTCTGGACAATTATGGGTGTAGATGGTCACAAGATGAAAGACGAGTTTAAGTTTAAAGTGATGAATATGTCGAAAGATGAACATCATGATGGACATGATCACTGA
- a CDS encoding TolC family protein, whose protein sequence is MKKIKNLNDARNFSVRFWSSLNLITFVVLALTINTAGASDFESNRPLTMNHAIDLGLKNDPWLKGNEHSQFEVESMAISAGQLPDPKISLGVANIGADNFDFGQEPMTQFKVGFSQMIPRGKSLSLRQEKLNTLAKQFPHQRENRKAQLALQIGKLWLSAYQEQESIRLIEKDRSLFEHLVDVAEASYSSGRGKTRQHDIVRAQLELTRLEDRLTMLSQNLEANLKQLSEFISGYYLDQYTQYSGDYWTGDIKLAGNLPEIKLMYQGKLDLSSQIPTEILLEMFVSHPAVDALNMRIKAEEVNVELAEQKYKPAWGLNASYGYRDDADNNMSRADLFSVGISFDLPIFTKNRQDQDLKAAVSSLDSIETQKWQLLRKLMSSFETHKAQLIRLNQRKELYANQLLPQMNEQAEASLTAYTNDDGDFAEVVRARIAELNAQIDALKINVSIQKTIIELNYLFMDDAGAIAASVPEKTNDQ, encoded by the coding sequence ATGAAAAAGATCAAGAATTTAAATGATGCTAGGAACTTTTCAGTTCGATTTTGGAGTTCATTAAATTTAATTACCTTTGTTGTACTCGCGCTTACAATTAACACAGCTGGTGCCAGTGACTTTGAATCTAATAGACCTCTTACCATGAATCATGCAATTGATTTAGGGCTGAAAAACGACCCATGGTTAAAAGGCAATGAGCATTCACAGTTTGAGGTTGAGTCAATGGCTATTTCAGCTGGACAGCTTCCAGATCCAAAGATCTCTTTGGGAGTGGCAAATATTGGCGCTGACAATTTTGATTTCGGGCAAGAGCCAATGACCCAATTTAAAGTTGGGTTTTCACAAATGATACCCAGAGGAAAAAGTCTGTCTTTGAGACAAGAAAAGCTTAACACCTTGGCCAAACAGTTTCCCCATCAAAGAGAAAATAGAAAAGCCCAACTGGCCTTACAGATTGGTAAGTTGTGGCTTAGTGCTTATCAGGAACAAGAAAGTATTCGATTGATTGAAAAGGACAGGTCCCTATTTGAGCACCTTGTAGATGTGGCTGAGGCAAGCTATTCATCAGGTAGGGGTAAAACTCGACAGCACGATATAGTTCGGGCTCAGCTTGAGCTAACACGTTTAGAAGACAGGTTAACCATGCTCAGCCAAAATTTAGAGGCCAACCTTAAACAATTGAGTGAGTTCATAAGTGGGTACTATCTTGATCAATACACTCAATACTCAGGTGATTACTGGACAGGTGATATCAAATTAGCTGGCAATCTGCCTGAAATTAAACTGATGTATCAAGGTAAATTGGACTTAAGTTCGCAAATACCTACAGAAATATTATTAGAAATGTTTGTGAGTCACCCAGCAGTGGATGCCTTAAACATGAGAATCAAAGCAGAGGAAGTGAATGTAGAACTGGCTGAGCAAAAGTATAAGCCAGCATGGGGCTTAAACGCCAGCTACGGATATAGAGATGATGCTGATAACAACATGTCCAGAGCTGATCTGTTTTCAGTGGGAATCTCATTTGATTTACCTATTTTTACAAAAAATCGTCAGGATCAAGATCTAAAAGCGGCAGTCTCTTCTTTAGATTCAATTGAGACACAAAAGTGGCAGTTACTCAGAAAATTGATGTCTTCATTTGAAACTCACAAAGCACAATTAATTCGTCTCAATCAAAGAAAAGAGCTGTATGCCAATCAATTATTACCCCAAATGAATGAACAGGCAGAGGCATCTTTAACAGCTTATACAAATGATGATGGTGATTTTGCCGAAGTTGTCAGGGCAAGGATTGCTGAACTAAATGCTCAAATTGATGCTTTGAAAATCAATGTAAGTATTCAAAAAACAATTATCGAATTAAATTATTTATTTATGGATGATGCTGGCGCAATTGCTGCTTCAGTTCCGGAGAAAACTAATGACCAATAA
- a CDS encoding YybH family protein, with product MSNKIITLTLLFISTLLYASEDDQKIKSIINEIKSGWENGDGTPFRNNFLDFEGARYIESGGQNEGLSDLVEHHVEPEKDALKFLSLNFSDIEINYEGDFAWAIANTRVKGEVSKSGRIINKKGFQTFLFRKVADDWKVVHTHSSSKDVKSESHDDHKH from the coding sequence ATGTCAAATAAAATTATCACACTAACACTTCTTTTCATCAGCACATTACTTTATGCAAGTGAAGATGACCAAAAAATCAAATCAATTATCAATGAGATTAAATCTGGTTGGGAGAATGGAGACGGTACCCCATTCAGGAATAATTTTCTAGATTTTGAAGGAGCAAGATACATCGAATCAGGTGGCCAAAATGAAGGTTTATCAGATCTGGTTGAGCACCACGTAGAACCAGAAAAGGATGCGTTGAAATTTTTATCATTGAACTTCTCAGACATTGAAATTAATTATGAAGGTGATTTCGCTTGGGCTATTGCCAATACCAGAGTCAAAGGTGAGGTATCTAAGTCAGGGAGGATAATAAATAAAAAAGGTTTTCAAACCTTTCTATTCAGGAAGGTGGCAGATGATTGGAAGGTGGTTCATACACATTCATCTTCTAAAGATGTGAAATCTGAGAGTCATGATGATCATAAACATTAA